The following are from one region of the Streptomyces rubrogriseus genome:
- a CDS encoding class I SAM-dependent methyltransferase, whose amino-acid sequence MHPVITGAPVSRPDPDSYAVTAEFYDILQADRDAARVHDLYGRHVARARLGVLDIGAGTGRVTLMSLAESAVGVHAVEPARAMRTSLLTRLATLPARQRERVTVHPYALDEAALYAAADVAVCHNTVACLSPAARDALWPAIHAALAPGGTLLLEPPPALLPPRDVVRRLPEQRVGAHVYGGRMTMSAAGYRIRTRVDYWVRGGRHVLREHTESFWMWPASRTRLIDDLARHGFAPLPGHGDPRVLAVTRPAHR is encoded by the coding sequence ATGCACCCCGTCATCACCGGAGCACCGGTGTCCCGGCCGGACCCGGACTCCTACGCCGTCACCGCCGAGTTCTACGACATCCTTCAGGCCGACCGGGACGCGGCACGCGTCCACGACCTCTACGGTCGGCACGTCGCGCGGGCCCGTCTCGGTGTGCTGGACATCGGCGCCGGGACCGGCCGGGTCACGCTGATGAGCCTGGCCGAGTCCGCGGTCGGCGTGCACGCGGTGGAGCCGGCGCGAGCCATGCGCACGTCCCTGCTGACCCGCCTCGCCACCCTGCCCGCGCGTCAGCGCGAGCGCGTGACCGTGCACCCGTACGCCCTGGACGAGGCGGCGCTGTACGCGGCGGCGGACGTGGCCGTGTGCCACAACACCGTCGCCTGTCTCTCCCCGGCCGCGCGGGACGCGCTGTGGCCCGCGATCCACGCGGCCCTGGCCCCCGGGGGCACGCTCCTCCTGGAGCCGCCGCCCGCCCTGCTGCCCCCTCGCGACGTCGTGCGCCGCCTGCCGGAGCAGCGGGTGGGCGCGCACGTGTACGGCGGACGCATGACGATGTCCGCGGCGGGATACCGCATCCGCACACGGGTCGACTACTGGGTGCGCGGCGGACGGCATGTGCTGCGGGAGCACACGGAGTCGTTCTGGATGTGGCCCGCCTCGCGCACGCGCCTCATTGACGACCTGGCACGGCACGGCTTCGCCCCGCTGCCGGGGCACGGCGACCCGCGTGTTCTGGCCGTGACGAGGCCGGCCCACCGGTGA
- a CDS encoding 2-hydroxyacid dehydrogenase — MTVRTPQVWLPAQFADLTDLPPGLEYARWDGRSAYPSDPAEVEFYVPPLTKDIDVIGRPLPRMTRLRAVQALSSGTDELRAELDRLPHPVTLCNAGAAPAPSTAELALTLILASLRGIPESVRAQDGGAWRPEVFRSLYGRSVLIVGHGAVGSALEELLVPFGCAVTRVAGADRDAPRGPVRSAAHLPGLVADADVVVLSVPLTPQTRRLFDAGMLARMKDGALLVNVARGAVVDTDALLKETHEGRLRAALDVTDPEPLPPGHPLRETPGVLITPHVGAFTSSLWPRLEQLVRHQLSRFAAGEELENVVPR, encoded by the coding sequence ATGACCGTGAGAACCCCGCAGGTATGGCTGCCCGCCCAGTTCGCCGATCTCACCGACCTGCCACCAGGACTGGAGTACGCCCGCTGGGACGGCCGTTCGGCCTACCCGTCGGACCCGGCGGAGGTGGAGTTCTACGTCCCGCCGCTGACCAAGGACATCGATGTCATCGGCAGGCCCCTGCCCCGCATGACACGTCTGCGTGCGGTGCAGGCCCTGAGTTCCGGCACGGACGAACTGCGCGCGGAGCTGGACCGGCTCCCTCACCCGGTCACCTTGTGCAACGCGGGCGCGGCCCCCGCTCCGAGCACGGCCGAACTGGCCCTGACCCTGATCCTCGCCTCGCTGCGGGGCATACCGGAGTCGGTCCGCGCCCAGGACGGCGGGGCGTGGAGACCGGAGGTCTTCCGGTCCCTGTACGGGCGGTCCGTGCTCATCGTCGGCCACGGCGCCGTCGGCTCCGCGCTGGAGGAGCTCCTGGTGCCCTTCGGATGCGCGGTGACCCGTGTCGCCGGCGCGGACCGGGACGCACCCCGGGGTCCCGTCCGCTCCGCCGCACACCTGCCCGGCCTCGTGGCCGACGCCGACGTCGTCGTGCTGTCCGTCCCGCTGACCCCGCAGACCCGCCGGCTCTTCGACGCGGGCATGCTGGCCCGCATGAAGGACGGCGCCCTGCTCGTCAACGTGGCACGCGGGGCCGTGGTCGACACCGACGCCCTGCTCAAGGAGACCCACGAGGGCCGGCTGCGGGCCGCGCTCGACGTGACCGACCCCGAGCCGCTCCCGCCGGGGCATCCGCTGCGGGAGACACCCGGCGTGCTGATCACGCCGCACGTCGGCGCGTTCACGTCTTCCCTGTGGCCCCGCCTGGAACAGCTCGTCCGGCACCAGTTGAGCCGTTTCGCCGCAGGTGAGGAGCTGGAGAACGTCGTGCCCCGCTGA
- a CDS encoding RNA polymerase sigma-70 factor encodes MHAGAPPGTLDQATKDFLSARPQLFGIAYRVLGSAAEAEDIVQETWLRWQSTDRSKVHEPAAFLTTVATRLAINVAQSARVRRESYVGPWLPEPVDTTQDPHLGAERAEAVEMAVLLLLEKLNPVERTAYVLREAFDYPYGRIAEILETTEANTRQLVSRGRKHLAAERKEAVTPTAHRRLLEVFLSAARTGDLSGLEDVLTADVVSYTDGNGMRGASRIPVVGLPHVSRYLVAFAPRFWPQSQVRWVEANGRPAVLVLSGEKAVALLTADISADGIDRLMWVMNPAKLAPYVASLRD; translated from the coding sequence ATGCACGCTGGCGCCCCACCCGGCACCCTCGACCAGGCGACGAAGGACTTCCTCTCGGCGCGCCCGCAGCTCTTCGGTATCGCGTACCGGGTCCTGGGCAGTGCGGCGGAGGCCGAGGACATCGTGCAGGAGACCTGGCTGCGGTGGCAGAGCACCGACCGTTCGAAGGTGCACGAGCCCGCCGCCTTCCTGACCACGGTCGCCACGAGGCTGGCGATCAACGTGGCCCAGTCCGCGCGGGTGCGCCGGGAGTCCTACGTCGGGCCCTGGCTCCCCGAGCCCGTCGACACCACGCAGGATCCGCACCTGGGCGCGGAGCGGGCCGAGGCAGTGGAGATGGCCGTCCTGCTGCTCCTGGAGAAGCTGAACCCCGTGGAGCGCACCGCCTACGTGCTCCGGGAGGCGTTCGACTACCCCTACGGGCGAATCGCCGAGATCCTGGAGACCACCGAGGCCAACACCCGCCAACTGGTGAGCCGGGGCCGCAAGCACCTGGCCGCCGAACGCAAGGAGGCCGTTACCCCGACAGCCCATCGACGGCTGCTGGAGGTCTTCCTCTCCGCGGCGCGGACGGGCGACCTGTCGGGCCTGGAGGACGTGCTCACCGCCGACGTCGTCAGCTACACGGACGGCAACGGGATGCGCGGCGCGTCGAGGATCCCGGTCGTCGGGCTGCCCCACGTCTCGCGCTACCTCGTGGCCTTCGCTCCGCGCTTCTGGCCGCAGTCGCAGGTCCGGTGGGTCGAGGCGAACGGCCGGCCGGCCGTCCTGGTCCTCTCCGGCGAGAAGGCCGTCGCCCTGCTGACCGCCGACATCTCGGCGGACGGCATCGACCGGCTCATGTGGGTGATGAACCCGGCCAAACTGGCGCCCTACGTGGCCTCCCTGCGGGACTGA
- a CDS encoding NAD(P)/FAD-dependent oxidoreductase, translated as MPRAKTFVIVGGGLAAGKAAEELREHGHDGPLLVIGDERERPYIRPPLSKGYLLGKEDRESIHVHPESWYRDHDVDLVLGTSVTSVDARGRAVTLDDGRRVPYAGLLLATGSSPRRLSVPGADLEGVLYLRRVGDSERLKEAFTEGARIVVVGGGWIGLETAAAARAAGAEVTVLERGELPLLKVLGREAAEVFAVLHRDHGVDLRPHARIEAVTGTGGRVDGVRLADGTHLPADAVVVGVGITPNVRLAEEAGLDVRNGIVTDARLRTSAAGVHAAGDVANAYHPRLGRHLRVEHWANALHQPRTAALSMLGQDAVYDRLPYFYTDQYDLGMEYTGYAEPGGYDRVVFRGSREERRFLAFWMSGDRVLAGMSVNLWDVIGTIRALIESGAETDVAALADPSVPLESLLPPHERPTGDRA; from the coding sequence ATGCCGCGTGCGAAGACGTTCGTGATCGTCGGGGGCGGCCTGGCCGCCGGCAAGGCCGCGGAGGAACTGCGCGAGCACGGCCACGACGGGCCGCTTCTCGTGATCGGGGACGAGCGGGAACGCCCGTACATCCGGCCACCGCTGTCCAAGGGCTACCTGCTGGGCAAGGAGGACCGCGAGTCCATCCACGTGCACCCCGAGAGCTGGTACCGGGACCACGACGTCGATCTGGTCCTGGGCACGAGCGTGACGTCCGTCGACGCGCGTGGCCGGGCGGTGACGCTGGACGACGGCCGTCGTGTGCCCTACGCCGGTCTGCTGCTGGCCACCGGTTCCTCGCCGCGCCGCCTGTCGGTGCCGGGCGCGGACCTGGAGGGCGTGCTGTACCTGCGGCGCGTGGGCGACAGCGAGCGCCTCAAGGAGGCGTTCACCGAAGGCGCCCGGATCGTGGTGGTCGGCGGCGGCTGGATCGGGCTGGAGACGGCGGCGGCGGCCCGGGCTGCCGGCGCGGAGGTGACCGTGCTGGAGCGCGGTGAGCTGCCCCTGCTGAAGGTCCTGGGCCGGGAGGCGGCCGAGGTCTTCGCCGTTCTGCACCGGGACCACGGTGTGGACCTGCGTCCCCACGCCCGGATCGAGGCCGTCACCGGCACCGGGGGCCGCGTCGACGGGGTCCGGCTCGCCGACGGCACCCACCTGCCCGCGGACGCCGTGGTCGTGGGGGTGGGCATCACGCCCAACGTCCGCCTGGCCGAGGAGGCGGGCCTCGACGTGCGCAACGGCATCGTGACGGACGCCCGTCTGCGGACCTCCGCCGCCGGTGTCCACGCCGCCGGCGACGTCGCCAACGCCTACCACCCCCGGCTCGGCCGGCACCTGCGCGTGGAGCACTGGGCCAACGCGCTGCACCAGCCCCGTACCGCCGCGCTGAGCATGCTCGGCCAGGACGCGGTGTACGACCGGCTGCCGTACTTCTACACCGACCAGTACGACCTCGGCATGGAGTACACCGGGTACGCCGAACCGGGCGGCTACGACCGCGTCGTCTTCCGCGGGTCGCGCGAGGAGCGGCGGTTCCTGGCGTTCTGGATGTCCGGCGACCGGGTGCTGGCGGGGATGAGCGTCAACCTGTGGGACGTCATCGGGACGATCCGCGCCCTGATCGAGTCCGGCGCGGAGACGGACGTCGCCGCCCTCGCCGACCCCTCGGTCCCGCTGGAGAGCCTGCTCCCCCCGCACGAGCGGCCGACGGGAGACCGGGCGTGA
- a CDS encoding PIG-L deacetylase family protein, whose product MTGSAPAPLRPMPDDWRRALAVVAHPDDLEYGCSAAVASWVADGREVTYLLATRGEAGVDTLDPGRAGPLREAEQRAAAAAVGVRTVEFLDHRDGVIEYGVSLRRDIAAAVRRHRPELVITLNHRDTWAAGAWNTPDHVAVGRAVLDAAADAGNRWIFPELAEQRLSPWNGVRWVAVANSPAPSHAVSAEPGFEQGVQSLLRHRTYLEALTGEDPETYARRFLGESTGVHRARFDGAPAVAFELFSR is encoded by the coding sequence GTGACCGGCAGCGCTCCCGCGCCGCTGCGCCCGATGCCGGACGACTGGCGGCGGGCCCTGGCCGTGGTGGCCCACCCCGACGACCTCGAGTACGGGTGCTCGGCGGCCGTGGCCTCCTGGGTGGCCGACGGCAGGGAGGTCACGTACCTGCTCGCCACCCGCGGTGAGGCCGGCGTCGACACCCTGGATCCCGGGCGGGCCGGCCCTCTGCGGGAGGCGGAACAGCGGGCCGCCGCCGCGGCGGTCGGTGTCCGCACGGTGGAGTTCCTCGACCACCGGGACGGTGTGATCGAGTACGGCGTCTCCCTGCGTCGCGACATCGCCGCCGCCGTTCGGCGTCACCGGCCGGAACTGGTGATCACCCTGAACCACCGGGACACGTGGGCCGCCGGGGCGTGGAACACCCCGGACCACGTGGCGGTGGGGCGCGCGGTGCTGGACGCGGCGGCGGACGCGGGCAACCGCTGGATCTTCCCGGAACTGGCCGAACAGCGGCTGTCGCCCTGGAACGGCGTCCGCTGGGTGGCCGTCGCCAACTCACCGGCACCGTCCCACGCCGTGTCCGCCGAGCCTGGCTTCGAACAGGGCGTCCAGTCCCTGCTGCGGCACCGGACCTACCTCGAAGCCCTCACCGGGGAGGACCCCGAGACGTACGCGCGCCGCTTCCTGGGCGAGAGCACCGGCGTCCACCGCGCACGGTTCGACGGCGCTCCCGCCGTCGCCTTCGAACTGTTCAGCCGATGA
- the qcrB gene encoding cytochrome bc1 complex cytochrome b subunit, producing MGHDSRPVEPEQKRAGERLARWADSRLGRRPVARSVRRLVFPDHWSFMLGEIALYSFVILLITGVYLSLYFHPSSDLVIYQGDYAPLRGQLVSEAFDSTLHISFDVRGGLLVRQAHHWAALVFVAAVLAHMLRVFFTGAFRKPRELNWVLGFGVLVLAMFAGLTGYDLPGDLLSGTGLQVVNGTILSIPVVGTYLSFFLFGGEFPGDDLIARFNALHVLVIPALMVVLIVGYVVLALRHRPAQYPGPGRTRDNVVGLPAKVYAVKAVGYFFLVTGVIFFMAAVAEINPVWDYGPFRPDQVSAGSQPDWYMGVADGLLRVMPGWEIDFWGHTLALDNLLPLLAGTLLFLAMGAYPFLEAWVTDDDSEHHLLDRPRNRPVRTALGVAWLSVYAVALIGAANDIIATRLHVSVNDVTWAVRVGLFVVPVLAFVVTKRVALGLQRRDRDLVLHGRETGVVKRLPHGEYVEVHEPLDPARLHTLTSHEQNRPLDAVPPRDGDGAVARSTQRLRTGLSGFLYGPGTQVPKPTATEHEEITGRHGS from the coding sequence ATGGGCCACGACAGCCGGCCGGTGGAGCCGGAGCAGAAGCGCGCGGGGGAGAGGCTCGCCCGATGGGCGGACAGCCGGCTGGGCCGGCGCCCTGTCGCGCGCTCCGTCCGGCGCCTGGTCTTCCCCGACCACTGGTCGTTCATGCTCGGCGAGATCGCGCTCTACAGTTTCGTGATCCTGCTGATCACCGGTGTCTATCTGAGCCTCTACTTCCACCCCTCCTCCGACCTCGTGATCTACCAGGGCGACTACGCCCCGTTGCGCGGGCAGTTGGTGTCGGAGGCCTTCGACTCGACCCTGCACATATCCTTCGACGTCCGCGGCGGCCTGCTCGTCCGCCAGGCCCACCACTGGGCGGCCCTGGTCTTCGTCGCCGCCGTCCTCGCCCACATGCTGCGGGTCTTCTTCACCGGCGCGTTCCGCAAGCCGCGGGAGCTGAACTGGGTGCTGGGGTTCGGAGTGCTCGTCCTGGCGATGTTCGCGGGCCTGACCGGCTACGACCTGCCGGGGGACCTGCTGTCCGGCACCGGCCTCCAGGTCGTGAACGGCACGATCCTGTCGATCCCCGTCGTCGGGACCTATCTGTCGTTCTTCCTCTTCGGCGGTGAGTTCCCCGGCGACGACCTGATCGCCCGCTTCAACGCCCTGCACGTCCTGGTCATCCCCGCACTCATGGTCGTCCTCATCGTCGGCTACGTGGTCCTGGCCCTGCGCCACCGGCCCGCTCAGTACCCCGGACCCGGCCGTACCCGCGACAACGTCGTCGGCCTTCCGGCCAAGGTGTACGCCGTGAAGGCCGTCGGATACTTCTTCCTCGTGACCGGCGTGATCTTCTTCATGGCCGCCGTCGCCGAGATCAACCCCGTCTGGGACTACGGCCCCTTCCGTCCCGACCAGGTCTCCGCCGGATCCCAGCCCGACTGGTACATGGGCGTCGCCGACGGACTGCTGCGCGTCATGCCCGGCTGGGAGATCGACTTCTGGGGCCACACCCTGGCGCTGGACAACCTGCTGCCGCTGCTGGCCGGGACGCTGCTCTTCCTGGCCATGGGCGCCTATCCGTTCCTGGAGGCCTGGGTGACGGACGACGACAGCGAGCACCACCTGCTGGACCGTCCCCGCAACCGCCCGGTACGCACCGCCCTCGGCGTGGCCTGGCTCAGCGTCTACGCGGTGGCCCTGATCGGTGCCGCCAACGACATCATCGCCACCCGCCTGCACGTGTCCGTCAACGACGTGACCTGGGCCGTGCGCGTCGGCCTCTTCGTCGTCCCGGTCCTGGCCTTCGTCGTCACCAAGCGGGTGGCACTGGGACTGCAGCGCAGGGACCGCGACCTGGTGCTGCACGGCCGCGAGACCGGCGTCGTCAAGCGCCTGCCGCACGGTGAGTACGTCGAGGTGCACGAGCCCCTCGACCCGGCGCGACTGCACACGCTGACCTCGCACGAGCAGAACCGGCCCCTGGACGCCGTACCCCCGCGCGACGGGGACGGTGCCGTGGCCCGCAGCACACAGCGCCTGCGCACCGGGCTCAGCGGCTTCCTCTACGGCCCCGGCACGCAGGTCCCCAAGCCCACGGCGACCGAGCACGAGGAGATCACCGGTCGGCACGGGTCCTGA
- a CDS encoding DUF5134 domain-containing protein gives MSDRTPALDAVHGMLTLLFAVVALHVLWHAVRSPGAGRRDRVDLVLHCAMAAAMAAMPWSYGPPLSGRAATVFFTAAALWFLLTARTAVVFADRLTSAVGMAAMAWMSRPPSGAVPVSASAAAQETVAAAGVPAAHHTAAHGHAADASTTATLVTAVLTVYLLGCALRSLTRPMPALRTATDPAHRAAATNPYGHVRDGAMALGTAVMLLLPH, from the coding sequence GTGTCGGACAGGACGCCGGCTCTCGACGCCGTGCACGGCATGCTGACGCTGTTGTTCGCCGTAGTGGCCCTGCACGTGCTGTGGCACGCCGTCCGGTCACCGGGTGCGGGCCGCCGTGACCGTGTGGACCTCGTCCTGCACTGTGCCATGGCGGCGGCCATGGCGGCGATGCCCTGGAGTTACGGCCCGCCCCTGTCCGGCCGGGCCGCGACGGTGTTCTTCACCGCCGCCGCGCTGTGGTTCCTGCTGACCGCCCGTACGGCGGTGGTGTTCGCCGACCGGCTGACGTCCGCCGTCGGCATGGCGGCGATGGCCTGGATGTCGCGGCCCCCGTCCGGCGCCGTCCCGGTCTCCGCCTCGGCCGCCGCCCAGGAGACCGTGGCCGCCGCGGGCGTCCCGGCCGCGCACCACACCGCGGCCCACGGCCACGCCGCCGACGCCTCGACGACGGCGACCCTGGTCACCGCCGTACTGACGGTGTATCTCCTCGGCTGCGCCCTGCGGTCGTTGACGCGCCCCATGCCCGCGCTGCGGACCGCCACGGACCCCGCGCACCGCGCCGCCGCCACGAACCCGTACGGGCACGTGCGCGACGGCGCGATGGCGTTGGGGACGGCCGTGATGCTGCTGCTGCCCCACTGA
- a CDS encoding aldehyde dehydrogenase family protein: MAAADVAEPVYLDALGPRGPYRTRVPETVTDVSGAEVARLSLVPPVYVDRALAALRKAGPVPADGLDTLLAAAAEEFATGTVGGMGVREYEYLVSRTSGTPLTVVRDATRGTARFVGRARASAEQGRPRGTVRERPDPSLGAGHAVWARRGEVFAVNASGNHPGVHRLWLEALALGYRVAVRPSRREPFTPYRLVGALHRAGIGQDRLALLPTDHRTARTLIRGADRAVVYGGDEVVARYAHDARVLPQGPGRTKILVTADTDWREHLDTIVASVADEAGTACVNATAVLVEGDPAPLAEALAARLSQLPGLPPQDTRAVLPVCPLDRALALDSYLRSVAAGTRAWLGGDGVVDDLGDGSAVLRPAVHQVADAGAPQVGTELPFPCVWVAPWSRSDGIAPLRGTLVLSVLSRDRALLDALVAEPSIANVYAGDHPTYWMAPGVPHDGYLSDFLMRGKAVVGIE, from the coding sequence ATGGCCGCCGCCGATGTCGCCGAGCCGGTGTACCTGGACGCCCTGGGCCCCCGCGGTCCCTACCGCACCCGTGTCCCGGAGACCGTGACGGACGTGTCCGGTGCCGAGGTGGCGCGGCTGAGTCTGGTGCCGCCGGTGTACGTCGACCGGGCGCTGGCCGCGCTGCGCAAGGCGGGGCCGGTCCCGGCGGACGGCCTGGACACGCTACTGGCGGCGGCCGCCGAGGAGTTCGCCACCGGCACCGTCGGCGGGATGGGCGTGCGCGAGTACGAGTACCTGGTCAGCCGCACCTCCGGTACCCCGCTGACCGTGGTGCGCGACGCGACACGCGGCACGGCGAGGTTCGTCGGCCGCGCCCGTGCCTCCGCCGAGCAGGGCAGGCCGCGCGGCACGGTCCGGGAGCGCCCGGACCCCTCCCTCGGGGCCGGGCACGCCGTGTGGGCGCGCCGGGGCGAGGTGTTCGCCGTCAACGCCTCCGGCAATCATCCGGGGGTCCACCGGCTGTGGCTGGAGGCGCTGGCCCTCGGCTACCGCGTGGCCGTACGGCCGTCGCGGCGCGAGCCGTTCACCCCGTACCGCCTGGTCGGCGCGCTGCACCGGGCGGGCATCGGCCAGGACCGGCTGGCGCTGCTGCCCACGGACCACCGGACCGCGCGGACGCTGATCCGCGGCGCCGACCGTGCGGTGGTGTACGGCGGTGACGAGGTCGTCGCCCGCTACGCCCACGACGCCCGCGTGCTGCCCCAGGGGCCCGGCCGGACGAAGATCCTCGTCACGGCGGACACGGACTGGCGGGAGCACCTGGACACGATCGTCGCCTCCGTCGCCGACGAGGCCGGCACCGCGTGCGTCAACGCCACCGCCGTCCTCGTCGAGGGCGACCCGGCACCGCTCGCGGAGGCCCTCGCGGCGCGCCTGTCCCAACTGCCCGGTCTGCCGCCTCAGGACACCCGGGCGGTTCTCCCGGTGTGCCCGCTGGACCGGGCCCTGGCCCTCGACTCGTACCTGAGGTCGGTGGCGGCGGGGACCCGCGCCTGGCTCGGCGGTGACGGCGTCGTCGACGACCTCGGGGACGGAAGTGCCGTCCTGCGGCCCGCCGTCCATCAGGTCGCCGACGCCGGTGCCCCGCAGGTGGGGACCGAACTCCCCTTCCCCTGTGTGTGGGTGGCGCCCTGGAGTCGCTCGGACGGCATCGCCCCGCTGCGCGGGACACTCGTGCTCTCGGTCCTCTCCCGCGATCGCGCACTGCTGGACGCGCTGGTGGCGGAACCCTCCATCGCCAACGTGTACGCCGGTGACCACCCGACGTACTGGATGGCTCCGGGTGTGCCCCACGACGGCTACCTGTCGGACTTCCTGATGCGCGGCAAGGCCGTGGTCGGGATCGAGTGA
- a CDS encoding acyl-CoA synthetase family protein, translated as MKYDSPAVLDAGPSDGVDPDEFVRAAVRWHFDPETGSRYWLDRAERLAFDPRRDVRGVDDLALFPDLSDELRQVPVADLIPRGYGGDARLLNVFDSGGTTGAPKRVVQLDDWMRHSTAQVDSRLREHNLPVGAQWLTVAPTGPHLVGDVLQRAAASLGGPGLSIDMDPRWVRKLIATGRADEVESYTDHLVEQCRRILLTQDIGVLAATTPLLERFAREDDLLERINGSVRAIVWGGTHMDPDTRHLLATEVFPEVPLIGMYGNTMMLTALLERAGLDVSQPCVFDPVSPYVFLSVVDPATGERVGFGERGRVIVSHVSKSMLIPHNAERDTAVRVRPAGGHAGDAVADVAPVPTVRGETVIEGVY; from the coding sequence ATGAAGTACGACTCCCCCGCCGTCCTGGACGCCGGACCGTCCGACGGTGTGGATCCGGACGAGTTCGTGCGCGCCGCCGTGCGCTGGCACTTCGACCCGGAGACCGGCTCCCGCTACTGGCTGGACCGGGCCGAACGGCTCGCCTTCGATCCGCGCCGGGACGTCAGGGGCGTGGACGACCTCGCGCTCTTCCCCGACCTGAGCGACGAACTGCGCCAGGTCCCGGTGGCGGACCTGATCCCCCGGGGTTACGGCGGCGACGCCCGGCTGCTCAACGTCTTCGACAGCGGCGGGACGACCGGGGCGCCCAAGCGGGTCGTCCAGCTCGACGACTGGATGCGGCACAGCACCGCACAGGTCGACAGTCGCCTGCGGGAGCACAACCTGCCCGTCGGTGCCCAGTGGCTGACCGTGGCGCCGACCGGTCCGCATCTGGTGGGGGACGTGCTGCAACGGGCGGCGGCCTCGCTCGGCGGCCCGGGACTGAGCATCGACATGGACCCCCGGTGGGTGCGGAAGCTGATCGCCACGGGCCGCGCCGACGAGGTCGAGTCCTACACCGACCACCTCGTCGAACAGTGCCGACGGATCCTGCTGACCCAGGACATCGGTGTCCTGGCCGCCACCACGCCCCTGCTGGAGCGCTTCGCCCGCGAGGACGACCTCCTGGAACGGATCAACGGTTCGGTCCGGGCGATCGTCTGGGGCGGCACCCACATGGACCCCGACACCCGTCACCTGCTGGCCACGGAGGTCTTCCCCGAAGTGCCGCTGATCGGCATGTACGGCAACACCATGATGCTCACGGCGCTGCTCGAACGCGCCGGTCTCGACGTCTCGCAGCCCTGCGTCTTCGACCCGGTGTCACCGTACGTGTTCCTGTCGGTCGTCGACCCCGCCACCGGGGAACGCGTCGGGTTCGGCGAGCGCGGCCGGGTGATCGTCAGCCATGTCAGCAAGTCGATGCTCATCCCCCACAACGCCGAGCGCGACACGGCCGTGCGCGTCCGGCCCGCGGGCGGTCACGCGGGCGACGCCGTCGCGGACGTGGCGCCGGTGCCCACGGTGCGGGGCGAGACCGTGATCGAGGGCGTGTACTGA